The DNA region GCCGCCGCGCCATCGAGTCGATGGCGGCGATGGCGCGATCCGGGTCGGCCAGGCCGCGGCGGGTCGCGATGGCGGCGCGACGATCGGCGGGCACGTCGGCGTCGGCCAGCAGCGCCAGCTCGGGGTCGAGCGGGGCGGCGCCGGCGCCGGTCCCGAGCAGGCCGGCGAAGTGGCGGGCCACGCGCTCGCGGTGCTCCGAGAGCACCGCCTCGAACGCCTGCTCGGAGGCGTAGCCCATGGCGCGGGCCAGGCCGGTCCGCTCGCCGGGGGGCGGCAGGCGCTGGGTCTGCGCGCCGTCCACCATCTGGACGCGGTGCTCGGCGCGGCGCAGGAACAGGTACGCGTCGGCCAGCTCGTCGCGGTCCTTCGCCGGGACCACGCCCGCGAACAGGAGCCGCTCCAGCGCCGGCAGCACCGCGCGCTCGCGGAGCGGCCGCCCCTCGTCGCGGCCGCCGTGCAGCAGCTGCAGCGCCGAGACGAAGAACTCCACCTCGCGGATCCCGCCGCGGCCCAGCTTCAGGTCGTCCTTGCCCTCGGCGCCGGCGCGGGCGTCGATGCGCGCCTTCATCGCCTGGATCTCCGCGACCACGTCGAGGTCCAGGCTGCGTCGCCACACGAACGGCTCGAGGTGCCGGACCAGCTCGTCGCCCACCGCGAGGTCGCCGGCGCCGGGGCGCGCCTTCACCAGCGCGTTGCGCTCCCAGGTCCGCCCGAACGCCTGGTAGTAGTACTCGGCGGCCGGGATGCTGTTCACGATGGGGCCGCTCCGGCCGTCCGGCCGGAGGTTCAGGTCCACCCGGAACACGAAGCCGTCCTCGGTGGGCTTGGCGATGGCCTCGGTGACGTGCTCGGCGAGCTTCGCGTAGTACGCGAAGTGCGTGAGCGGCTTCGGCCCGTCGGTCTGGCCGTCGTGGCCGTAGACGTAGATGAGGTCGATGTCGGAGGAGAAGTTGAGCTCGCGCGCGCCGAGCTTGCCCATGGCGACGGCGCAGAACCCGGCGCCGGCCTCGCGCCCGGCGAGGCCGGCCGGCGCGCCGTGCCGGGCGCGCAGGCGCCGGTCGTGGAAGCGGATGGCGGCGTCCACGCAGGCGCAGGCGAGCGCGGACAGCTCGGCGGTGATCTCCTTCACCCTCGCCCGGCGCAGGTCCCGGAGCGCGATGCGGACCACCTCGCGCGCGCGCAGCCGGCGGAGCAGGCGGTGGAAGCCGTCCACGTCCTCGGGATCGAGGCGGCGCGCGGTGCGGGAGAGCACCCGGCGCAGGTCGGCCTCGGTGCGCGGGCGGAGCAGGTGCGGCGAGCGGGCGGCGCGGCGGAGCAGGCGCGGGTCGCGCGCGAGCAGGGCGGAGACCAGCCGCGAGCCGCCGCAGAGCAGCGCGAGCGCCTCCAGCAGGTCCGGCTCGGCGGGCAGCGCGCCGGCGCCGTCCACGTACCGCTCGATGCCGGCGAGCGCCAGGTCCGGATCCGGCGCGTAGGCGCAGGCCTCGCGCACCGCGGCGATCCGGCCGGGGAACTTCTTCTCGAGGCGGGCGAGCCGCTCCGGGGACTCCGGGGCGCGGGGCTCGAGGGGCGGCAGGCCGGGGATGGCGTGCGAGGTGGGCATCGGCCGGCCATCATAGCGCCGCGCCGGGGCGCACCCCGCCGGATGCGCACGCCGCGCTGGCCGGGCGCGCCCGCGCCGCGCTACCTTCCGCGGATGCGCACCCTCCTGCTCGCGGCCGTCCCCCTGGCGCTCCTCGCCGCCTGCTGCACCGACGGCTCACCGGCCCCGGCGCCGCCGCCGGCCGCCGCGCCGCCGGCGGCGGCAGGGGCGGGCGACGCGGGCGCGCCCGGACCCGCCGCCCGGCCCGGACCCGGCGAGGCCGGCGCGGCCACCTCGGCGCCGCCCCCGCAGGCGCACGCCCCGGCGCCGGCCGGCGCGTGCCGGCGGACCGGCTGCGCCGGCGAGCTGTGCGCCGCCGAGGACCTCGTCTCGCCGTGCATCATGAAGCCGGAGTTCGCCTGCTACGTCGCGGCCCGCTGCGAGCGCCAGGCGGACGGGGCCTGCGGGTGGACCGAGGACGCGGCGCTGCGGCGCTGCCTGTCCGAGAAGCGGGCGGAGAAGCCGGCGGACCGGCTCCAGTAGCGCTCGTCACCCCTCCGCGTCGCCCTCGCCCGCCTCGTCGGCCTCGGCCTCCTCCCGCGGCGGCGCGCGGCCGGCGCGGGAGAGCCCGTGCTGCTTGATCTTCTTGTGCAGGTTGGTGCGCTCGACGCCGAGCGCCTGGGCGGCCTGGGTGATGTTCCAGTCGTGCTCCTCGAGGCGCGCCAGGATGTAGTCGCGCTCGACCAGGTCCCGGAGCTCCTTCAGCGGCACCTCGCCGTAGCGCGACAGGTCGGCGGAGCCGGGGGGCGGGGGCGGCGCGGCGCGCGGCCCGACCGTCTCCGGCACGTCGGCGGAGGTGATGCGCTCGCCGCTCATGATCACCATCCGCTCGCACACGTTCCGGAGCTCGCGGACGTTGCCGGGCCAGCGGTGCTGCTTCAGCCGGTCGTAGACCACGGGGTCCACCGGCTTCGGGCGCAGGCCGTTCTCGCGCGTGGCGAGCTGGAAGAAGCGCTCGGCGAGCACCGGCACGTCGTCGAGCCGGTCGCGGAGCGGCGGCACGGTGAGCGGCACGACGTTGAGCCGGAAGAACAGGTCCTCGCGGAACGTGCCGTTCCGCACCTCCTCCTCCAGGTCCTTGTTCGTCGCGGCGATGATCCGGACGTCCACCGTGAACGCCTTCTCGCTGCCGACCCGGACCACCTCGCCGGTCTGCAGCGCGCGGAGCACCTTGGCCTGGGCGGACAGCCCCATGTCGCCGATCTCGTCGAGGAACAGCGTCCCGCCGTGCGCCACCTCGAACTGGCCGCGCCGGCGCGCCGCGGCGCCGGAGAAGCTGCCCTTCTCGTGCCCGAACAGCTCCGACTCGATGAGCTCGGACGGGATGGCCGCGCAGTTCACCTTCACGAACGGCCCGTCGGCGCGCCTCGACTGACGGTGCACCTCGGCCGCCACCAGCTCCTTGCCGGTGCCGGACTCGCCCAGGACCAGCACGCGGCCGCTGGTGGGCGCCACCTTGCCGATGTCGTCCCGCAGCTTCCGCATGGCCGGGCTCTCGCCCAGCATGTCGTCGGAGAAGCGGCGCTCGCGCGCGGACAGCGCCTGCACCTTGCCCTCGAGGTCCCGGCGCGAGAGCGCGTTGCGCACCGACACGAGGACCCGGTCGCGGTCCACCGGCTTCGAGAAGAAGTCGGTGGCCCCGCGCTTCACGGCGTCCACGACGTCGCTCGTGTCGGCGTGGCCGGAGATCATGATGACCGGCAGGTCGCGCCACAGCTCGCGGGCGCGGGAGAGCAGGGCCAGGCCGTCCATGCCGGGGAGGCGGATGTCGAAGACGCCCAGGTCCACCGGCTCGGACTGGAGCACCTCCAGCCCCTGCTCGGCGCTCTCGGCCTCCAGCACCGCGTAGCCCTCGGCCTCGAGCACCATCCGCAGCGTGCGCCGGATGTTCCGCTCGTCGTCCACCACCAGGATGCTCGCCTTGGTCGGGTCCATGCGCGCGCGATCATAGGCGACCTCGGGCCGCGACGCCCGCGCCGTCGGCGCCCGG from Anaeromyxobacter dehalogenans 2CP-C includes:
- the glnE gene encoding bifunctional [glutamate--ammonia ligase]-adenylyl-L-tyrosine phosphorylase/[glutamate--ammonia-ligase] adenylyltransferase; translated protein: MPTSHAIPGLPPLEPRAPESPERLARLEKKFPGRIAAVREACAYAPDPDLALAGIERYVDGAGALPAEPDLLEALALLCGGSRLVSALLARDPRLLRRAARSPHLLRPRTEADLRRVLSRTARRLDPEDVDGFHRLLRRLRAREVVRIALRDLRRARVKEITAELSALACACVDAAIRFHDRRLRARHGAPAGLAGREAGAGFCAVAMGKLGARELNFSSDIDLIYVYGHDGQTDGPKPLTHFAYYAKLAEHVTEAIAKPTEDGFVFRVDLNLRPDGRSGPIVNSIPAAEYYYQAFGRTWERNALVKARPGAGDLAVGDELVRHLEPFVWRRSLDLDVVAEIQAMKARIDARAGAEGKDDLKLGRGGIREVEFFVSALQLLHGGRDEGRPLRERAVLPALERLLFAGVVPAKDRDELADAYLFLRRAEHRVQMVDGAQTQRLPPPGERTGLARAMGYASEQAFEAVLSEHRERVARHFAGLLGTGAGAAPLDPELALLADADVPADRRAAIATRRGLADPDRAIAAIDSMARRRTPFSQLGDPAAAVSLLADALGTPDPDQALSHLADFAAALRNPAPYFKMLAEHRRIARLLLSLFGTSDFLSKRFLRHPELIDLLLREDQVVLEKTLDELRAEVRERLAAVDRALPLDDLLEHELGELRRYKNEEVLRVAIHDIAGTVDLPSVAGQLSDLAESCLEACLALAEDEARAKGVLPPGRLCVIGMGKLGGRELGYHSDLDLIFLYPGGAEPGFERYARLAQRFMSFLQMPLREGRLYQIDTRLRPSGNQGALVIGAEGFVRYHTGEALPGGEARDGAAGAVRSQLWERQALLRARFVAGDRALFDDVSARAIVPAVYGRREDPAALAAEIRRMRERMESELSREASHGKNPKTGRGGLVDVEFAAQFLQLAHGHDHPSIRTPSTPVALRALRAAGLLREAEHEALARGYEFLRHVELRLRIVHDFTIDHLPASGPPLHQLARRLGYYGAEPGARFLAEYARVTAAVRQAFEDVVR
- a CDS encoding sigma-54-dependent transcriptional regulator, whose amino-acid sequence is MDPTKASILVVDDERNIRRTLRMVLEAEGYAVLEAESAEQGLEVLQSEPVDLGVFDIRLPGMDGLALLSRARELWRDLPVIMISGHADTSDVVDAVKRGATDFFSKPVDRDRVLVSVRNALSRRDLEGKVQALSARERRFSDDMLGESPAMRKLRDDIGKVAPTSGRVLVLGESGTGKELVAAEVHRQSRRADGPFVKVNCAAIPSELIESELFGHEKGSFSGAAARRRGQFEVAHGGTLFLDEIGDMGLSAQAKVLRALQTGEVVRVGSEKAFTVDVRIIAATNKDLEEEVRNGTFREDLFFRLNVVPLTVPPLRDRLDDVPVLAERFFQLATRENGLRPKPVDPVVYDRLKQHRWPGNVRELRNVCERMVIMSGERITSADVPETVGPRAAPPPPPGSADLSRYGEVPLKELRDLVERDYILARLEEHDWNITQAAQALGVERTNLHKKIKQHGLSRAGRAPPREEAEADEAGEGDAEG